One part of the Mariniblastus fucicola genome encodes these proteins:
- a CDS encoding trypsin-like peptidase domain-containing protein — protein sequence MPSYIYPNWLQLVCLFGVAISIGSPAFAAPQNDARNTPLVQAIKGCSLSVVNLRGRKTVTADIGSDSESKQVNGMGTGVVIDSRGYVLTNYHVVQGVKKIEVTTSDRQKTTAKVLAHDPETDLAILKIDLPSELPTIQIGSSSDLMLAETVAAVGNAYGYEHTVTVGIISQLGRTVQVNEDQVYRNLIQTDASINPGNSGGPLLNLNGEMIGINVAVRIGAQGIAFAIPVDDALEVAADLMRNLSAQRIRHGLTTKTILIENQPTVFVDSVIPNSPAAASGISKGDRILSVGDKPVKNRLDFECALVSATGKTGTGAFPLKVEVEHGSSQMTVAINVDRVTHRVSDMAWGSLGMKLVSASDAEMLDRHPTYKRGLRVVSVRPGSPADSEGILQGDVLVAMAGYKTESLENLQWVLEQPDLQQQASFMFYILREKEPFWGKMRVAMRNFASGN from the coding sequence ATGCCAAGTTACATTTATCCCAATTGGCTGCAGCTTGTTTGTCTCTTTGGGGTCGCCATCTCCATCGGGTCACCTGCTTTTGCTGCTCCGCAGAATGACGCCCGCAACACGCCGCTGGTTCAGGCTATCAAAGGCTGCAGTCTTTCTGTGGTCAATTTGCGAGGCCGAAAAACTGTCACCGCAGACATCGGATCCGACTCAGAATCAAAACAGGTCAACGGAATGGGCACCGGAGTCGTGATCGACTCGCGAGGCTACGTCCTGACTAACTACCACGTCGTTCAGGGCGTGAAGAAGATCGAAGTCACTACCAGCGATCGGCAAAAGACGACTGCCAAAGTTCTGGCTCACGATCCAGAAACGGATCTCGCCATCCTGAAGATTGACTTGCCCAGCGAACTGCCCACGATTCAGATCGGATCGTCCTCAGATTTGATGCTGGCCGAAACCGTTGCCGCCGTTGGAAACGCGTACGGATACGAACACACTGTCACTGTTGGCATCATCAGCCAGCTTGGCCGCACTGTACAAGTCAACGAAGATCAGGTTTACCGGAACCTGATTCAAACAGACGCTTCGATCAATCCCGGCAACTCCGGTGGTCCACTGCTGAACCTCAACGGAGAAATGATCGGTATCAACGTCGCCGTTCGGATTGGTGCACAGGGTATCGCGTTCGCTATCCCGGTCGACGACGCTCTTGAGGTTGCCGCTGACCTGATGCGAAACCTTTCAGCTCAACGCATCCGACATGGTTTGACGACAAAGACGATCTTGATCGAAAATCAGCCAACGGTTTTCGTGGACTCCGTCATTCCAAACTCGCCTGCTGCCGCGTCCGGAATTTCCAAAGGGGACAGAATCCTTTCCGTTGGCGACAAACCGGTCAAGAACCGTTTGGATTTCGAATGTGCTTTGGTTTCGGCCACAGGGAAAACGGGCACAGGAGCTTTTCCGCTGAAAGTTGAAGTCGAGCACGGTTCCAGTCAGATGACCGTGGCGATCAACGTCGACCGTGTGACTCATCGCGTCAGCGACATGGCGTGGGGATCATTGGGAATGAAGCTGGTTTCCGCAAGTGATGCTGAAATGCTTGACCGGCACCCGACCTACAAGCGTGGGCTTCGTGTTGTAAGCGTTCGGCCCGGCAGTCCAGCGGATTCAGAAGGCATCCTGCAGGGTGATGTTCTGGTTGCGATGGCCGGTTACAAGACCGAGTCGTTGGAGAATTTGCAGTGGGTCCTGGAACAGCCCGACTTGCAACAACAGGCATCGTTCATGTTCTACATTCTTCGCGAAAAAGAGCCGTTCTGGGGCAAGATGCGAGTTGCGATGCGAAACTTCGCGTCCGGCAACTAG
- the thiL gene encoding thiamine-phosphate kinase: MEQKLIGWIEQHLKEHRFADDAPDSDLPPNVVLGVGDDGAILAARNLPQVLVADSIVDQVHFDLNVHDVSDIGHKAIAVNLSDVAAMGAVPESALVSLVLPRSFTFDKAQRLFSGITATADRFGAQVIGGDTCSHDGPLVINVSLTGRIPCDSNSPHGWRMAGARSGDLIVVSGPLGGSILGRHLKFEPRLQLASSLQKRIEIHAATDISDSLSTDLSHIIRKSNVGAELDCMKIPVSDAAHELSISSGETPLQHALHDGEDFELLLTMSESSFATLHDDPGFDNTLKAIGRVVDDHVGSILNAATFEKIVPSGYEHG, translated from the coding sequence ATGGAACAAAAGTTGATTGGCTGGATCGAACAGCACCTCAAAGAACACCGCTTCGCCGACGACGCGCCCGACTCAGACCTGCCGCCCAACGTCGTGCTTGGTGTCGGAGACGATGGCGCGATTCTCGCAGCAAGGAATTTGCCGCAAGTTCTGGTCGCAGATTCGATCGTGGATCAGGTTCACTTCGATTTGAATGTCCATGATGTGTCGGACATTGGTCATAAAGCGATCGCGGTCAATCTGAGCGATGTCGCAGCGATGGGAGCCGTTCCCGAATCGGCATTGGTGTCATTGGTTCTGCCGAGAAGTTTCACTTTCGACAAAGCGCAGCGTCTGTTTTCAGGAATTACAGCGACCGCAGACAGGTTCGGTGCTCAAGTGATCGGCGGCGACACTTGCTCGCATGACGGACCGTTGGTGATCAATGTCTCGCTGACCGGTCGGATTCCATGTGATTCAAACTCGCCCCACGGATGGAGGATGGCTGGAGCTCGATCTGGTGATCTGATTGTTGTTTCGGGCCCGCTCGGCGGCAGCATTCTTGGGCGTCATTTGAAGTTTGAGCCGCGATTGCAATTGGCGTCGTCACTGCAGAAGCGTATCGAAATTCACGCTGCAACCGATATCAGTGATTCGCTGTCGACTGATTTAAGTCATATCATTCGCAAGAGCAACGTCGGAGCCGAATTGGATTGTATGAAGATTCCTGTATCTGATGCGGCACACGAGCTTTCAATATCATCCGGAGAAACGCCGCTGCAGCACGCATTGCACGACGGTGAAGATTTTGAGTTGTTGCTAACGATGTCCGAGTCGTCGTTCGCGACGCTGCACGATGATCCCGGGTTTGACAACACGTTGAAGGCAATTGGACGCGTTGTCGACGACCACGTGGGCTCGATCCTGAATGCTGCAACTTTCGAAAAAATTGTTCCCAGCGGTTATGAGCATGGCTAG
- a CDS encoding superoxide dismutase [Ni] produces the protein MSKTSFLSAFFAMGLVCFSVFAFATEPTEPVVSPVPTKAVAPAPHCQVPCGIYGDEMRFEGMLEDTQTIAKAISQIEEFATGLEAGTAPTAKGMNQMVRWVTTKEAHAQNIQDVMAEYFFAQRIKSDHKDYTAQLATAHKVIVCAMKCKQDASAPTAEALNEAILNFYRAYEGKEPKFHEEEK, from the coding sequence ATGAGCAAGACATCCTTTCTTTCAGCTTTCTTCGCGATGGGGCTCGTATGCTTCTCGGTATTTGCTTTTGCAACGGAACCTACAGAGCCAGTCGTTTCTCCAGTGCCGACGAAGGCTGTCGCTCCTGCCCCGCATTGTCAGGTTCCTTGCGGGATCTACGGTGACGAAATGCGATTCGAAGGAATGCTGGAGGACACACAAACGATTGCCAAGGCAATTTCACAGATCGAAGAATTCGCAACCGGGCTTGAAGCCGGAACTGCTCCGACGGCCAAAGGCATGAACCAGATGGTTCGCTGGGTTACGACCAAAGAAGCACACGCTCAGAATATTCAGGACGTGATGGCGGAGTACTTTTTTGCTCAACGAATCAAGTCAGATCACAAAGATTACACGGCTCAGTTGGCGACGGCTCATAAAGTGATCGTTTGCGCGATGAAGTGCAAGCAGGACGCGTCTGCTCCAACTGCAGAAGCTCTCAATGAAGCGATTTTGAATTTCTACCGCGCGTATGAAGGCAAAGAGCCGAAATTTCACGAGGAAGAGAAGTAG
- a CDS encoding NPCBM/NEW2 domain-containing protein: MKFNRVCILALLALILPFANHSLVAQSGGFGASVELNDGSLVDAEIRSINGEHAVVVVDGQENSLPLDTVAKIRFSDHNNEPAPLVHTIAMIDGSTILSEAFSISDRELLTQTNSGVEVQISTRLIDYVKFPAGDAAVDSNWQDTVAQERESDALVVSRDQKLQMIDGVIGNVSAESVSFTVGERTADVKRNRLAGMLFYRRVIDDFPPPTCLLDLADGSKLMVRSVETDENSFLINTVAGAKFSINPDALVSIDFSANRSVWLADLDPATNDWEPLLTSASVLDRLKKFSLARIDESFAGKPLAILFQGEDESWQRQQFAKGFAIKGGGKISFLLSGQYQRLSGLVAFDPDANAAGIVKLVVQVDGLNRVEEVLDAAEMKRPFSMDVDLTDAKRIVFQVQYHDRRSVGDILHAVDMKLHR, from the coding sequence ATGAAATTCAATCGCGTTTGTATCCTGGCACTGCTTGCCTTGATTCTGCCATTCGCCAATCATTCGCTTGTGGCTCAATCGGGCGGCTTCGGAGCCAGCGTTGAGCTAAACGATGGCTCATTGGTTGACGCAGAAATCCGATCCATCAATGGCGAACACGCGGTTGTTGTCGTCGATGGCCAGGAAAATTCTCTGCCGCTTGATACCGTCGCGAAAATCCGCTTTTCCGACCATAACAACGAGCCCGCACCTCTGGTCCATACGATCGCCATGATCGACGGATCAACGATTTTGAGTGAAGCTTTTAGCATTTCCGATCGTGAGCTTCTGACGCAGACAAACAGTGGTGTCGAAGTCCAAATCAGCACTCGGCTGATCGACTATGTAAAATTCCCCGCCGGCGACGCAGCAGTCGACAGCAATTGGCAGGACACCGTTGCCCAGGAACGCGAAAGCGACGCTTTGGTCGTGAGCCGAGATCAAAAATTACAGATGATCGATGGAGTGATCGGGAACGTTTCCGCCGAATCGGTATCCTTCACTGTTGGCGAACGAACTGCCGACGTTAAACGCAATCGACTCGCTGGCATGCTTTTCTATCGCCGCGTCATCGATGATTTTCCGCCACCAACATGCCTGCTCGATCTCGCGGACGGCTCAAAGCTGATGGTTCGATCAGTTGAAACCGACGAAAACAGCTTTTTAATCAACACCGTCGCGGGAGCGAAATTTTCGATCAACCCAGACGCTTTGGTTTCGATCGATTTTAGTGCTAACCGGTCTGTCTGGCTTGCGGATCTCGATCCTGCGACCAACGATTGGGAGCCACTGCTCACCAGCGCATCAGTACTGGATCGCCTGAAGAAGTTTTCTCTTGCGAGAATCGACGAAAGTTTTGCCGGCAAACCACTGGCCATTCTTTTTCAGGGAGAAGACGAATCTTGGCAACGTCAGCAGTTCGCCAAGGGCTTTGCGATCAAAGGTGGTGGAAAAATTTCGTTTCTTCTGTCGGGCCAGTATCAACGCCTGTCTGGCCTGGTGGCGTTTGACCCCGATGCGAATGCTGCCGGTATCGTGAAGCTGGTCGTACAAGTCGACGGGCTCAACCGTGTCGAAGAAGTTTTGGATGCTGCAGAGATGAAGCGACCGTTTTCGATGGACGTTGATCTCACCGATGCGAAACGGATCGTGTTTCAAGTCCAGTACCATGATCGCCGCAGCGTCGGCGACATTCTGCACGCCGTCGATATGAAGCTGCATCGATAG
- a CDS encoding sulfatase, which yields MQIRLSVLSLFWLVTAVATAATCLAQDTTPAKRNVLLIMTDDCNCDLGCYGDELVQTPNIDRLAERGTRFDRAYCQYPVCNPSRSSMMTGLYPDQTGVITNGIFFRDKLPNVVTMPQMFRNQGYWAGRVGKIYHYNVPMQIGEDGMDDAASWDTVVNPRGIDREVHDQINTLQKGQFGGTLSWLNLKSKPEEHTDGIAATEAIKLLDSHHPSKTGKPFFLAVGFYRPHTPFVASPEFFEHYPLDKIEPTMQLDGDRDDIPLAALMDRPKQLGLGVEKRKKIIQAYYASISMMDDQLGRILDAVERLGLKDNTTVVFVSDHGYHLGAHGLWQKSDLFEGGCRVPMVISDPDLPKGNSTASLVGLIDLYPTLGELANVSVPKHVLGKSLVPILKDPVAEVNEFVISMTVSRARWTHKEFTKKRVKGYSIRTHQHRFTQWANGDLGQELYDYASDPNEYSNLAKQPAESSVQQGLEIKLDGWRRANGAVELP from the coding sequence ATGCAAATTAGGCTCTCTGTTCTGTCGCTGTTTTGGTTGGTGACTGCGGTCGCCACCGCGGCAACATGCTTGGCACAGGATACGACGCCGGCCAAGCGAAACGTGCTGTTGATCATGACAGACGATTGCAATTGCGATCTTGGCTGTTACGGCGACGAATTGGTTCAGACGCCGAATATTGATCGGCTTGCGGAACGGGGGACGCGTTTCGACAGAGCCTATTGTCAGTATCCCGTTTGCAATCCCAGCCGGTCGTCGATGATGACTGGTTTGTATCCGGATCAAACTGGCGTGATCACCAATGGAATTTTCTTTCGCGACAAATTGCCAAACGTCGTAACGATGCCGCAGATGTTTCGCAACCAGGGATACTGGGCGGGCCGAGTCGGCAAGATCTATCACTACAACGTCCCGATGCAAATTGGTGAAGACGGAATGGATGACGCGGCGTCGTGGGACACGGTCGTTAATCCTCGCGGCATCGATCGAGAAGTCCATGACCAGATCAATACGCTGCAAAAGGGACAGTTCGGCGGAACACTCAGTTGGCTCAATTTAAAAAGCAAACCTGAAGAGCACACCGATGGAATTGCTGCGACGGAAGCGATCAAGCTTTTGGATTCCCATCATCCATCGAAAACAGGCAAGCCGTTTTTCCTGGCGGTTGGGTTTTACCGACCCCACACTCCCTTCGTCGCTTCGCCTGAATTCTTCGAGCATTATCCGCTCGACAAAATTGAACCGACGATGCAACTCGACGGAGACCGAGACGACATTCCGTTGGCCGCGCTAATGGATCGCCCCAAGCAACTTGGACTTGGCGTCGAAAAACGAAAGAAGATCATTCAAGCCTATTACGCATCGATTTCGATGATGGACGATCAGTTAGGCCGAATCCTCGATGCGGTCGAACGACTTGGCTTGAAGGACAACACGACCGTCGTGTTCGTTTCGGATCACGGCTATCACCTTGGCGCTCACGGATTGTGGCAGAAGAGCGACCTGTTTGAGGGCGGCTGTCGCGTTCCGATGGTGATCTCGGATCCAGATCTGCCGAAGGGCAACTCGACAGCGTCACTGGTTGGACTGATCGACCTCTATCCGACTCTTGGCGAACTGGCCAACGTTTCGGTCCCCAAACATGTTCTCGGCAAAAGCCTTGTCCCCATCCTGAAGGATCCAGTTGCGGAGGTTAACGAGTTTGTGATTTCGATGACGGTGAGTCGAGCACGTTGGACGCACAAGGAATTTACGAAAAAGCGAGTCAAAGGTTATTCGATTCGAACGCATCAACATCGGTTCACGCAATGGGCAAACGGTGACTTGGGACAGGAGTTGTACGACTACGCGTCAGATCCGAACGAGTATTCGAACTTGGCGAAACAGCCAGCTGAGAGCTCTGTCCAACAGGGCTTGGAGATCAAGCTCGACGGTTGGCGACGAGCGAACGGGGCTGTCGAGCTGCCGTAG
- a CDS encoding sulfatase family protein produces the protein MSRALLCSLCCAVAGTLLCFTASQAHANDVVPVPDNVEPVKIKGAKPRNVVFILSDDHRYDAMSFMGHQFAETPHMDAMARNGVHMKNAFVTTSLCSPSRASILTGLYTFRHRVIDNQRLVPEGTQFFPQYLQKAGYKTGYVGKWHMGGHHDDPRPGFDYWVSFKGQGFYLPPGPNYTLNVNGERVKQDGYITTLLTKYAMDFLEQQKDSDEPFFLYLSHKAVHANFTPEEKYNDRFANKPFDRPASEKELTENNLNRPRWLLDQRNSWHGVDFPYHSALNIEKYYKRYCESLCSVDDSVGAVMDQLKKMGIHDETLVIYMGDNGFMFGEHGLIDKRVAYETSIRVPMLVQCPELFEGGSTVEKMVANIDIAPTVMEAMGLEKPPHMDGDSFVSLTQGKDVPWRDYFLYAYYWEKNFPQSPTVFSLRSDKYKYTTYYGLWDTDEFFDIQADPMEQNNLIRSREHQARKKEMEDRLYSMMEELGGMDIPLNAPRGSSQNKRLKTRKGDKAADFPSDMVLEKPVNKNAN, from the coding sequence ATGAGCCGTGCCCTTCTTTGTTCCCTATGCTGTGCTGTCGCAGGAACACTTCTCTGCTTCACCGCCTCTCAGGCTCATGCGAACGATGTCGTTCCTGTTCCAGACAATGTGGAACCTGTGAAAATAAAAGGAGCCAAGCCGCGGAACGTCGTGTTCATCTTGTCCGATGACCATCGTTACGATGCAATGAGCTTCATGGGTCATCAGTTTGCGGAAACGCCGCACATGGATGCGATGGCTCGCAACGGCGTTCACATGAAGAACGCTTTCGTGACAACGTCACTGTGCTCGCCAAGCCGTGCGTCGATCCTGACAGGACTGTACACTTTTCGGCATCGCGTGATCGACAACCAGCGACTGGTGCCCGAGGGAACTCAATTCTTTCCGCAGTATTTGCAAAAGGCTGGATACAAAACGGGCTATGTTGGCAAGTGGCACATGGGTGGTCACCACGATGACCCGCGGCCAGGTTTTGACTATTGGGTCAGTTTCAAGGGACAGGGGTTTTACCTGCCGCCCGGACCGAACTACACGCTGAACGTCAATGGCGAACGTGTGAAACAGGACGGCTACATCACAACGCTGCTGACGAAGTACGCGATGGATTTTCTGGAGCAGCAGAAGGACAGCGACGAACCGTTCTTTTTGTATCTTTCACACAAGGCTGTGCACGCGAATTTCACTCCGGAAGAAAAGTACAACGACAGGTTTGCGAACAAGCCATTCGATCGTCCGGCCAGCGAGAAAGAACTGACAGAGAACAATTTGAACCGCCCGCGATGGTTGCTGGATCAACGAAACTCCTGGCACGGAGTCGACTTTCCGTATCACAGTGCTTTGAATATTGAAAAATATTACAAACGCTACTGCGAATCGCTGTGCTCGGTTGACGATAGTGTCGGCGCTGTGATGGATCAGTTGAAGAAGATGGGAATCCATGACGAAACTCTCGTCATCTACATGGGCGACAACGGGTTCATGTTTGGCGAACACGGTCTGATTGACAAACGAGTCGCCTATGAAACTTCGATCCGCGTCCCGATGCTGGTTCAGTGCCCGGAACTTTTCGAAGGCGGATCGACCGTTGAGAAAATGGTTGCCAACATCGACATCGCTCCAACAGTCATGGAAGCGATGGGTCTTGAAAAGCCGCCGCACATGGACGGCGACAGCTTTGTTTCGCTGACTCAGGGCAAGGACGTTCCATGGCGTGACTATTTCCTGTACGCGTACTACTGGGAGAAGAACTTCCCACAGTCGCCGACCGTTTTCTCGTTGCGAAGCGACAAATACAAGTACACGACCTACTACGGGCTGTGGGACACGGATGAGTTCTTTGACATCCAGGCCGATCCGATGGAGCAGAATAACCTGATTCGGTCTCGGGAACACCAAGCCAGAAAAAAAGAGATGGAAGACCGGCTGTATTCGATGATGGAGGAGCTTGGCGGAATGGATATTCCTCTGAATGCTCCGCGAGGCAGCTCGCAGAACAAACGCCTGAAGACTCGCAAAGGCGACAAGGCCGCAGACTTTCCTTCCGACATGGTCCTCGAAAAACCGGTAAACAAAAATGCAAATTAG
- a CDS encoding methyltransferase domain-containing protein yields MSIAPSPAPKKLDRETLVKRIKTLGPWHMNIQLTDDLNTGQVFVEDGVKRGREEGGQGGDVSLLQLRDLFLKQIDSIYTDGLQGKTFLDCACNAGGYCFWTREREIKAAFGFDVREHWIKQARFVKAQRKIAPTDRIQFCVNDLYDIPSQNLTPSDITMFKGIFYHLPDPITGLKIAADLTNEVMFFNTSTTWGEPDGSMKAGWESTENVMSGVHGLKWYPTGPKVCADILKWAGFVEMKLIFYRQQFDTPHIGRTEIVASKVPGLLDNLHGEWIK; encoded by the coding sequence ATGAGCATCGCACCTTCTCCAGCCCCGAAGAAACTCGACCGTGAAACCTTGGTCAAGCGAATCAAAACGCTTGGTCCGTGGCACATGAACATTCAGCTTACCGACGATCTGAACACCGGTCAGGTTTTCGTAGAAGACGGCGTTAAGCGTGGTCGCGAAGAAGGCGGACAAGGCGGAGACGTTAGCCTGCTTCAGCTTCGCGATCTGTTCCTCAAGCAGATCGACTCGATCTACACCGATGGTCTTCAGGGCAAAACGTTCCTGGATTGCGCCTGCAACGCGGGCGGATACTGCTTTTGGACTCGGGAGCGAGAAATCAAAGCCGCGTTCGGTTTCGATGTTCGTGAGCACTGGATCAAACAGGCTCGCTTTGTCAAAGCTCAACGCAAGATTGCGCCAACTGATCGAATTCAGTTTTGTGTCAACGATCTCTACGACATTCCGTCACAAAACTTGACGCCGTCGGACATCACCATGTTCAAAGGCATCTTCTATCACCTGCCAGATCCAATCACTGGATTGAAGATCGCGGCTGACCTGACCAACGAAGTCATGTTTTTCAACACCTCGACGACTTGGGGCGAACCAGACGGCAGCATGAAAGCTGGCTGGGAAAGCACAGAAAACGTGATGTCGGGAGTCCACGGTTTGAAATGGTATCCAACAGGCCCGAAAGTCTGTGCTGACATCCTAAAATGGGCCGGCTTCGTCGAGATGAAGCTGATCTTCTATCGTCAACAGTTTGACACACCACATATCGGCCGCACTGAAATTGTCGCATCGAAAGTTCCAGGCCTACTGGATAACCTCCACGGTGAATGGATCAAGTAG
- a CDS encoding FAD-dependent oxidoreductase — translation MFTATLISTLPKTRIAIVGSGMAGLSTAWLLSRQGCHVTIFEKGSAPGLSAHSRDFSAFIDSADGPMPGDVPSRMFNASLWPAVTQLYRDAGVEFEPVDSHQTFSHNSEVLLKVKLPYSSVAMTSVFNANARRLLGSLKQFRAAATDCLQGPSSDATTFGDFVSSLPSSEDNTAFLEGFLFPVLTSTVFTCPTKDLLNYPCFVVLSALRSITDGNHPLMRTVAGSAHAANALLDGVGEVRFNSVVDKVHSDPASAFVRVGGEDLKFEHVILATQANHASRLVAEDFPDEASLLDQFRYTEVPVTVHTDSSVLPERRNDWGTFNFQRHSHQTATCTVWMNRFHRQWTTDIDVFHSIFPGEIAAEKVLYSSVLQRPLVDSKSEQLHAALDDLHSRRRNVWFVGSYASPGVPLLESAVRSSHALVEKLNAIRSAETV, via the coding sequence ATTTTCACGGCAACACTGATCAGCACTCTTCCAAAAACACGAATCGCAATCGTTGGCAGCGGCATGGCTGGCCTGTCAACCGCTTGGTTGCTTTCCAGGCAAGGATGCCACGTAACGATTTTTGAAAAAGGGTCGGCACCAGGGCTGTCGGCTCATTCCCGGGACTTCTCAGCGTTCATTGACTCGGCCGATGGACCAATGCCAGGCGACGTTCCTTCGCGCATGTTCAACGCCTCGCTGTGGCCCGCGGTCACGCAACTTTATCGCGACGCTGGTGTGGAATTTGAACCTGTGGACAGCCACCAGACATTTTCCCACAACAGCGAAGTTTTGCTGAAAGTCAAGCTGCCGTATTCCTCTGTCGCGATGACCAGCGTGTTCAATGCGAATGCACGCAGATTGCTTGGATCACTCAAGCAATTTCGCGCAGCAGCCACGGATTGTTTACAGGGACCGTCAAGCGACGCGACGACGTTCGGTGATTTTGTTAGCAGCTTGCCAAGCTCGGAAGACAACACTGCATTTTTGGAAGGCTTCCTGTTTCCGGTGCTGACTTCCACTGTGTTCACTTGCCCGACGAAAGACCTGCTGAACTATCCGTGCTTTGTCGTCCTTTCCGCGCTGCGGAGTATCACAGATGGAAACCACCCGCTGATGCGAACCGTGGCGGGATCTGCACATGCTGCCAACGCGTTGCTTGATGGCGTTGGAGAAGTACGTTTCAATTCAGTCGTGGACAAAGTTCACAGCGACCCTGCATCGGCATTCGTAAGAGTCGGCGGAGAAGACCTCAAGTTTGAACATGTGATCCTCGCGACACAGGCCAATCACGCCAGCCGATTGGTGGCGGAGGATTTCCCGGACGAAGCTTCATTGTTGGATCAGTTTCGATACACCGAAGTTCCCGTCACTGTTCACACCGACAGTAGCGTTCTACCTGAAAGACGGAACGACTGGGGCACTTTCAACTTTCAACGACATTCGCACCAAACAGCGACCTGTACCGTTTGGATGAACCGATTTCACAGGCAGTGGACGACCGATATCGACGTCTTTCATTCGATCTTCCCGGGCGAGATCGCTGCTGAAAAAGTACTCTACTCATCGGTGCTCCAGCGTCCGCTGGTCGATTCGAAAAGTGAACAGCTTCATGCCGCACTTGATGATTTACACTCGCGAAGACGCAACGTTTGGTTCGTCGGATCGTATGCATCGCCGGGCGTTCCACTTTTGGAGTCCGCAGTTCGATCCAGCCACGCTCTCGTCGAAAAACTGAACGCGATTCGTTCTGCCGAAACCGTTTGA
- a CDS encoding methylene-tetrahydromethanopterin dehydrogenase N-terminal domain-containing protein has translation MTANSKKRILVQIDPDAHPSVFDSVVAIDSGVEQLLTHGAVSEDDVTGLVHGCIFTRSIDDLRSTALFFGGSNVDRTEALVEKAKSAFFGPMRVSLMSDPNGCNTTAAAAVLSAGKHVSWDGLTVTILAATGPVGIRIAQILAKEADASNETVTIRICSRKLQRAEEVCRRIAVAGADGVTLEPLETAEAKDALPAVDGSDVVFAAGAAGIELLPEGWLEKAPKVVVDVNAVPPAGIHGVEVMDKAETRGETICYGAIGVGGLKMKIHRKCIESLFESNDSVLEVHQIHAIGKTIVG, from the coding sequence ATGACAGCCAACTCTAAAAAGCGAATTCTTGTTCAGATCGACCCCGACGCTCACCCGAGTGTGTTTGATTCGGTCGTCGCGATCGACTCGGGCGTTGAGCAACTGTTGACGCACGGCGCTGTCTCGGAAGACGACGTTACCGGACTGGTTCATGGCTGCATTTTCACCCGCTCGATTGACGACCTGAGATCGACGGCTCTGTTTTTCGGTGGTTCGAACGTGGATCGCACCGAAGCGTTGGTCGAGAAAGCGAAATCGGCTTTCTTCGGCCCAATGCGAGTGTCGCTGATGTCTGACCCCAATGGATGCAATACGACTGCGGCGGCGGCGGTGCTTTCCGCTGGCAAACACGTTTCCTGGGACGGGCTGACGGTCACGATTTTGGCCGCGACCGGACCGGTTGGGATTCGCATCGCTCAAATTTTGGCCAAGGAAGCCGATGCCTCGAACGAAACGGTCACAATTAGAATTTGCTCTCGCAAGTTGCAGCGTGCTGAAGAAGTTTGCCGTCGGATTGCCGTAGCAGGCGCCGATGGCGTGACCCTTGAACCGTTGGAAACGGCTGAGGCCAAGGACGCGTTGCCGGCAGTTGATGGCTCCGATGTTGTATTCGCTGCGGGCGCTGCAGGAATCGAACTGTTGCCCGAAGGCTGGTTGGAAAAGGCCCCAAAAGTCGTCGTCGACGTGAATGCGGTTCCGCCGGCGGGCATTCATGGCGTCGAAGTGATGGACAAAGCGGAAACTCGAGGCGAAACGATCTGTTACGGCGCGATCGGTGTTGGCGGGTTAAAGATGAAGATTCACCGCAAGTGTATTGAGAGCCTGTTTGAATCCAACGACAGCGTTCTTGAAGTCCACCAGATTCACGCGATCGGAAAAACGATTGTCGGTTGA
- the fae gene encoding formaldehyde-activating enzyme, with the protein MSMFIGEALDGDGNEIAHIDLMIGSKSGPVGTAFANALSTQSEGHTNLLAVLTPNVAVKPATVMITKVTIKGMKQAVQMFGPAQAAVAKAVADSVADGVIPKDQAEDLVCVCGVFIHPEADDDKKIYDYNYSATKMAIANAMNGSPTADEMISQKEEAAHPFRGF; encoded by the coding sequence ATGTCCATGTTTATTGGTGAAGCCCTCGATGGCGATGGTAACGAAATCGCTCATATCGATTTGATGATCGGCAGCAAGTCGGGTCCTGTCGGAACGGCTTTCGCCAACGCATTGTCGACTCAGTCAGAAGGCCACACAAACCTTCTTGCCGTATTGACTCCTAACGTTGCAGTCAAGCCAGCGACTGTCATGATCACGAAAGTCACGATCAAAGGCATGAAGCAAGCCGTCCAGATGTTCGGCCCTGCTCAGGCAGCCGTTGCCAAGGCTGTTGCTGACAGCGTTGCTGATGGTGTCATTCCCAAGGACCAGGCAGAAGATCTGGTTTGCGTTTGCGGCGTGTTCATTCACCCGGAAGCTGATGATGACAAAAAGATCTACGACTACAACTACAGCGCGACAAAGATGGCGATTGCAAACGCCATGAACGGATCGCCGACTGCGGACGAAATGATTTCGCAAAAAGAAGAAGCGGCTCACCCGTTCCGCGGATTCTAG